From the Terriglobia bacterium genome, the window CGCCGATAAAAATCAATCAATGGCCGCGTCGCCTGATGATAGATCTGAAGCCGCTCTCGGATCACCTCGGGCCGATCGTCCTTGCGCTGTGTCAGGGCCGCACCACATTCGTCGCAGCGTCCCGGCTGGCGGGTCGGATGCAAGCCCGCGTTATAGATTCGATGGCATCGGGGGCAGTTCCAGCGCGCCGAAAGTCGGTCGACCAGGATCTCGTCATCCACCATGATGCCGATGGCCACGATATCGATGCGCTCCTGGGCAGCCAGTTTCTCAAAGAACTCAGCCTGGAGGAGCGTGCGCGGGTACCCGTCCAGGATAAACCCGTGCTGCGAATCCTCTTCCGCAAGACGCGTCTTGACGATCTCATCCACGAGGCTGTCGGGAACCAACTCCCCCGCCTCC encodes:
- a CDS encoding adenylate kinase; this translates as MARRALILLGPPGAGKGTQGRMLAARYGYPGISTGDVLREAVRRQTDLGKEAQKVMEAGELVPDSLVDEIVKTRLAEEDSQHGFILDGYPRTLLQAEFFEKLAAQERIDIVAIGIMVDDEILVDRLSARWNCPRCHRIYNAGLHPTRQPGRCDECGAALTQRKDDRPEVIRERLQIYHQATRPLIDFYRRRGQYLEVNGEGEVDQIFGSIVEVLNGEEQNRTASL